From one Pueribacillus theae genomic stretch:
- a CDS encoding DUF4352 domain-containing protein: protein MKRLLYVFATALLSIGLLAACSSNKESDNGTNDSSKSNQEADEKANGTGVAKGDTSAGDFGDQPDLKLGDTGQIETTLGKYAITVEGIKQVADIDGKGPQSDHLFIADITIKNIGDTTIEAQDVVDDLEFADEKETSGFPDESKFFGMEEIKGELQPGETISGKAVYDSYGNDTYYMYIKTGLVASGAVKNQVIWTISEEEITS, encoded by the coding sequence ATGAAACGTCTTTTATATGTATTTGCCACAGCCTTACTAAGCATTGGACTTTTAGCAGCATGTTCATCAAATAAGGAATCTGATAATGGAACGAATGACTCAAGTAAATCAAATCAAGAAGCAGACGAAAAAGCTAATGGAACGGGCGTAGCGAAAGGAGATACTTCAGCTGGTGATTTTGGCGATCAACCGGATTTAAAACTGGGCGATACTGGACAGATTGAAACTACGTTAGGGAAATATGCAATTACGGTAGAGGGAATTAAGCAAGTAGCTGATATCGATGGTAAGGGCCCACAATCAGATCATTTGTTTATTGCAGATATTACCATTAAAAATATTGGTGATACAACGATTGAAGCGCAAGATGTGGTAGATGATTTAGAGTTTGCCGATGAAAAAGAGACGTCGGGATTTCCTGATGAATCTAAATTTTTTGGGATGGAAGAGATAAAAGGTGAGTTACAGCCAGGTGAAACGATTTCAGGAAAAGCAGTTTATGATTCTTATGGCAATGATACGTATTATATGTATATAAAAACGGGGTTAGTTGCGTCAGGAGCTGTAAAGAATCAAGTGATTTGGACGATAAGCGAAGAAGAAATCACATCATGA
- a CDS encoding VOC family protein produces MIYDDIRLTPYLMLDGNTREAIQFYENALDAKVLSIITYGEMEAPCSEALKDHVAHAMLKIDNADLMFSDSPGIPVQLGNQVAICISTKDVEKTKQIFEALQQDGQVNAPLEETPFSPAFANVTDKFGITFQIVTENQN; encoded by the coding sequence TTGATCTATGATGACATAAGACTTACCCCTTATTTAATGTTGGACGGAAATACAAGGGAAGCTATCCAATTTTACGAAAATGCATTGGATGCCAAAGTCCTTTCCATCATAACTTATGGAGAGATGGAAGCCCCTTGTTCAGAAGCTTTAAAGGATCACGTGGCACACGCAATGTTAAAGATCGACAATGCCGATCTTATGTTTTCCGATTCACCCGGAATACCTGTTCAATTGGGGAATCAAGTGGCGATCTGTATTTCAACTAAGGACGTAGAAAAAACAAAGCAAATTTTTGAAGCTTTACAGCAAGACGGTCAAGTGAATGCTCCGCTTGAAGAAACTCCTTTTAGCCCTGCTTTCGCTAATGTTACGGACAAATTCGGTATAACCTTTCAAATTGTTACTGAAAATCAAAACTAA